The sequence CATGCGCGACGAGTCAGTTCACCTAAAGTTTTCAACTCCGATAATTGCGCTTCGTCAGTCGCATCATGAGTACAACCTGGACGAAGAGAATCCCCTAAACTGAAAGAGACATCATATTTTTTGAAGATTTCAATGATGTCATCAAAATGAGTATAGAGGGGATTTTGCTTGTGATGATGCAACATCCACTTGGCAATAATTCCGCCACCACGGGAAACAATACCAGTAATCCGATTTTTAACCAGAGGGAGATACTCAATCAGTAATCCCGCGTGAATCGTTTGGTAATCAACCCCTTGCTGGGCGTGTTTTTCAATGACGTGCAGAAAGTCATCAGCAGTCAGGTTTTCAATATTGCCATGAACACTTTCTAAAGTCTGATAAACTGGCACTGTGCCAATGGGAACAGACGAGGCTTGGATAATTGCACTGCGGATTTCATCCAAGTTTCCGCCACCTGTGGATAAATCCATGACAGTATCTGCGCCATACTTGACAGCAAGTCTCAACTTATCCACTTCTTCCTCAATGTTGGAGGAATTGGGAGACGCGCCAAGATTGGCGTTAACTTTACACTTCGATGCAATCCCAATCGCCATCGGTTCGAGGTTGGGATGATTAATATTTGCGGGAATAATCATCCGTCCCCGTGCGACTTCATCTCGAATTAGCTCTGGCGAGAGGTTTTCTCGCTGGGCGACATGGTGCATCTCTTCGGTAATTTTCCCTTGGCGGGCATAGTGCATTTGACTAAGGTTAGTATCCCCTGCACGTTGGGCGATCCATTCACTTCGCATATTGTATTGTTCCTTGAATAACAGCTTCCCTACGTCGGTGCTAGCCGATCTCAGGTTCTCGGGGTGTAATCTCAGCCTGTTTCAGCCCAGGCACCCCCAGCTTATTCGCAAATCCTAGCATATCGAGTCACCGAATCACCGCTACCGTCTCTATCTATTCAATTGCTTTTAAGATCAATCAGAAACAAGCCCCCTTTTGAGAGTTTGAACGGCTAAACCCCTGCTATCCCCTCCCAATGTAACCAGTGATAGATAGAATAGGAAGGAAAAACTGCATATACAAACTGATCCTGAAATGTCTCCAGTTGAAACCTCTACCGAACGCGATCGCGCTCAAGAAGACTATCTCAACGAAATCCCCAACGAAACCGAGATGTCCATCTTTGATCATCTCGAAGAACTGCGCTGGCGTATCTTCTATTCCCTGATTGCAGTGGGTGTGGGAATCATTGGTTGTTTTATCTTTGTGCGTCCGATTGTGGAAGCCTTACAAGTTCCCGCCCAAGGCGTGAAATTTCTGCAACTTGCGCCTGGTGAATACTTCTTCGTTTCCATTAAAGTCGCAGGTTACAGTGGTTTACTGGTCGCAAGCCCCTTTATTGTCTATCAAATTCTATTATTTATTCTTCCTGGCTTAACCCGTGGAGAACGTCGCCTTCTCGTTCCTGTGATGGTTGGCTCAACGGTTCTCTTTGGTGTGGGTTTAGTCTTTGCCTATTATGCCCTAGTTCCGGCAGCGTTGAAGTTCTTTATTAGCTATGGGGAGGATGTCGTTGACCAAATGTGGTCAATTGACAAGTATTTCCGTTTTGTTCTCCTGTTACTGTTTAGTACCGCTTTAGCATTTCAAATTCCCATTATTCAGGTTTTGTTAGGACTTTTACGAATTGTCTCTTCCGAAACCATGATTTCAGGTTGGCGTTATATTGTTCTCGGTTCTGTCGTCTTAGGTGCAGTTTTAACCCCTTCCACTGATCCGATGACCCAATCTCTCCTCGCAGGCGCTGTGCTGGGTTTATACTTCGGTGGGATTGGTGTTGTCAAACTCCTAGGAAGATAATCAGTAGGTTGGGTCGAAGGAAGCGCAACCCAACTCATCAACCGATCTAGAAGTGAGAGTTTAGCAAAATTAATCCACTTAAGTGCCTGGTTCTCTAGGAACAATCTGCATTTTGGGAATTTGCGTAATCCGCTCATAAAGATGTTCTGCAGCGACTGTGTTCGCCTCTGAGGTGAGATGAATCGGGTTAACGAACGCTTGGTTTGGAAAGTCGCTATAGATGGGGTAAAGATTGACGCTAGCGACATTATTGGGAAAGATTTGTTCGAGTTGAGCATTGGCTCTTCTCAGTTCAGTGTAGGCATTCTGGACTTCTTGGATATATTCTTTCCCGAGTTCATTGATAATTTCTTGTTCTTGGCGGGGCAAGTTATCTAAGTTCCGTCCTGTAATTTCTGGTTGTACGGCACTAATCAGAGGAACACCAGCACCAGCAGTGAGGCGTACCATTTGCAGATTATTCTGACGATACCGTTTGACTCGTTCCACTAATTCGCTCGGTTGTTGGGGAAGATAGGAGGCGAGAGGTTGAGTGGGGTTGTGATTGAGGACAAGGGTATTTTTCGTGGTGGGAACGGCTGGTGTTTCCATGTAGGCGGTTGCCAGTTGCACTAAATCACTATTTTGTCCCCAGTGATTCAGGGG comes from Halothece sp. PCC 7418 and encodes:
- the thiC gene encoding phosphomethylpyrimidine synthase, with protein sequence MRSEWIAQRAGDTNLSQMHYARQGKITEEMHHVAQRENLSPELIRDEVARGRMIIPANINHPNLEPMAIGIASKCKVNANLGASPNSSNIEEEVDKLRLAVKYGADTVMDLSTGGGNLDEIRSAIIQASSVPIGTVPVYQTLESVHGNIENLTADDFLHVIEKHAQQGVDYQTIHAGLLIEYLPLVKNRITGIVSRGGGIIAKWMLHHHKQNPLYTHFDDIIEIFKKYDVSFSLGDSLRPGCTHDATDEAQLSELKTLGELTRRAWEHDVQVMVEGPGHVPMDQIEYNVKKQMEECSEAPFYVLGPLVTDIAPGYDHITSAIGAAMAGWYGTAMLCYVTPKEHLGLPNAEDVREGLIAYKIAAHAADMARHRQGARDRDDQLSEARYNFDWNRQFELSLDPDRAKEYHDETLPADIYKTAEFCSMCGPKFCPMQTKVDADALTELEKFLAKEEAVSKA
- the tatC gene encoding twin-arginine translocase subunit TatC, whose amino-acid sequence is MSPVETSTERDRAQEDYLNEIPNETEMSIFDHLEELRWRIFYSLIAVGVGIIGCFIFVRPIVEALQVPAQGVKFLQLAPGEYFFVSIKVAGYSGLLVASPFIVYQILLFILPGLTRGERRLLVPVMVGSTVLFGVGLVFAYYALVPAALKFFISYGEDVVDQMWSIDKYFRFVLLLLFSTALAFQIPIIQVLLGLLRIVSSETMISGWRYIVLGSVVLGAVLTPSTDPMTQSLLAGAVLGLYFGGIGVVKLLGR